One region of Cinclus cinclus chromosome 1, bCinCin1.1, whole genome shotgun sequence genomic DNA includes:
- the LOC134048461 gene encoding uncharacterized protein LOC134048461, whose product MHLLHLQQQFCRGKDFAVIGGSSATNFLDASRKHAFMGAYFLPGLITESRDRKQKEAAAAFVVGEECGNVEALCQTFLKRGQVTFSQRGKAREKKKKVEEREEKKKKKKGSKLLLLPGRTEAGGASEERQRTAGAAAERRRRRGPVPEPRTAGCGRRGCDRGAAAPRGPPAAIFISRFPFPRAGWGREERAGGRVRAPSAPRCSPAAAGGCEPRAAEPRISYLCGPGGRCRDLPETSPCEGADPGPALHPASLNGRFVWLYTGNAPKDCMIIPGGRKRRHIVASTEKEQEQEGKSFLLPLWHRYQVPVCTQAKYWFSESD is encoded by the exons ATGCACCTCCTGCATCTCCAGCAGCAATTCTGTCGGGGCAAAGACTTTGCTGTGATTGGGGGCTCTTCAGCAACGAACTTTCTTGATGCTTCCCGAAAGCATGCATTCATGGGCGCTTACTTCCTGCCGGGGCTGATT acagagagcagagacagaAAGCAGAAGGAGGCGGCTGCAGCCTTTGTAGTCGGGGAGGAATGCGGAAATGTTGAAGCACTATGTCAAACTTTTTTGAAACGGGGTCAAGTCACATTCAGCCAGCGTGggaaagcaagggaaaaaaaaaaaaaagttgaggagagggaagaaaaaaaaaaaaaaaaaaaaggcagcaagctgctgctgctcccaggcagaACAGAGGCCGGGGGAGCGAGCGAGGAGCGGCAGCGCACCGCCGGGGCAgcggcggagcggcggcggcgccgagGGCCGGTGCCCGAGCCCCGCACCGCAGGCTGCGGCCGGCGGGGCTGCGATCGTGGCGCTGCAGCTCCCCGGGGGCCGCCGGCCGCGATTTTTATTTCGCGTTTTCCTTTTCCCCGGGCAGGGTGGGGGCGGGAGGAGCGGGCTGGGGGACGAGTGCGAGCTCCTTCTGCGCCAAGGTGCAGCCCGGCGGCGGCAGGAGGATGCGAGCCGAGGGCGGCCGAGCCGCGGATCAGCTACCTGTGTGGCCCGGGCGGCCGCTGCCGGGACCTGCCGGAGACATCGCCATGTGAAGGGGCAGACCCCGGGCCGGCTCTCCACCCCGCCTCGCTCAATGGGAG ATTTGTTTGGCTTTACACAGGCAATGCTCCCAAAGACTGTATGATAATTCCTGGTGGCCGAAAGAGGAGGCACATTGTGGCCAGTACAGAAAAGGAACAAGAACAGGAGGGCAAGAGCTTCCTACTGCCTCTCTGGCATAGGTATCAAGTGCCTGTCTGCACCCAAGCAAAGTACTGGTTTTCAGAAAGTGACTGA